One Mycolicibacterium sp. ND9-15 genomic window, TCGTCGTAGTCCAGCAGGTCAGCCTGGGCCGTGGCAGTCATGCGGCCGATCCTAGTGGCCGTCACCGGCGTGGGCTCACACGAAGTCGGGGACAGACCCGCGACTGCTCGAAACGGCGGAACAGAGGGGGTTTGCCTCTGCGCTCGCCGTGGGGTCTGCCAGGGGTAGATCAGCCGAAGAACTCCGCGGCGTCGTCGTAACGGCTCTGCGGGACCAGCTTCAACTGACGGGTCGCGTCGGCCAGCGAAACCCGGCCGATATCCTGCCCGCGGAGCGACACCATCATCCCGTACTCACCGGCGTGCGCGGCGTCGGCGGCGTTGACCCCGAAGCGGGTGGCCAGCACGCGGTCGAAGGGCGTCGGCGTGCCGCCGCGCTGCACGTGACCGAGCACCGTCACCCGCACCTCTTTGTTGATCCGCTTCTCCACCTCGAACCCGAGTTGCTGCGCGACGCCGGTGAAGCGTTCGTGACCGAACTCGTCGATACCGCCCTGCCGCAGCTGCATCGTGCCCTCCGCGGGCTTGGCTCCTTCGGCCACCACGCAGATGAAATGCGAGTCACCGCGCACGAAGCGCTGTTTGATCAGTCGGCAGACCTCTTCGACGTCGAACGGCTGCTCGGGAATGAGGGTCATGTGCGCGCCCGAGGCCAGGCCGGCGTTCAGCGCGATCCATCCCGCGTGCCGGCCCATCACCTCGACGAGCATCACCCGTTGATGGGACTCCGCCGTGCTGTGCAGCCGATCGATGGCCTCGCTCGCCACGCCGAGGGCGGTGTCATGTCCGAACGTCACATCGGTGCAGTCGATGTCGTTGTCGATGGTTTTGGGCACCCCGACCACCGGGACGTTCTCCTCCGACAGCCAGTGCGCCGCGGTGAGCGTGCCCTCGCCGCCGATCGGGATCAGTACGTCGATGCCGTTGTCGTCGAGCGTCTGCTTGATCTGGTCAAGCCCGGCCCGCAGCTTCTCCGGATGCACGCGCGCCGTACCCAGCATGGTGCCGCCCTTCGCCAGCAGCCGGTCGTTGCGGTCGTCGTTGGCGAGTTGGACGCGACGGTTCTCCAGCAGCCCGCGCCAGCCGTCCTGAAATCCGACGACCGACGAGCCGTACCGCACGTCGCACGTGCGGACCACCGCTCGGATCACCGCGTTCAGTCCTGGACAGTCGCCGCCACCGGTCAGCACTCCGACTCGCATGCCTACATCCTCCCCGAGTGCGCGGTAGTTCGCGCCCTCTGTCGGTGTTTGCGTAGAAGAACGTGCGCTCGCGGTACCTAGATCGCCGTCGGCAGCGGACCCCGCGCCGCCTCGTAGGCGGCGCCGACGCGATAGAGCCGGTCGTCGGCCAGGGCCGGTGCCATGATCTGCAGCCCGACCGGCAGATTGTCGTCGGGCGACAGGCCCGAGGGCACCGACATCCCGCAGTGTCCCGCCAAATTCAGCGGCAGCGTGCACAAGTCGAACAGATACATGGCCAGCGGGTCGTCGACCTTCTCCCCGAGACGGAATGCCGTGGAAGGAGTGGTCGGCGTCACCAACACGTCAACCTTCTGGTAGGCCTCATCGAGGTCGCGCGCGATCAACGTGCGGACCTTCTGGGCCTGGTTGTAATAGGCGTCGTAATAGCCCGCCGACAGCGCATACGTGCCAATCATGATGCGGCGCTTGACCTCTGGGCCGAATCCCGCGGCGCGGGTCAACGCCATGACCTCCTCGGCGCTGCGCGTGCCGTCGTCGCCGACGCGAAGCCCGTACCGCATCGCGTCGAACCGTGCGAGGTTGCTCGACACCTCGGACGGCAGGATCAGGTAGTAGGCGGACAGCGCGTAGTCGAAGTGCGGGCAGTCCACCTCGCTGACCTCGGCCCCCAGCGCGGTCAGCTGTTCGACCGCGTCGTTGAACGACGCCAGCACGCCGGCTTGGTAGCCCTCGCCGCGCAACTGCTTGACCACGCCGATCCGCATACCGTTCAGGTCGCCGGCCGCGCCCGCCCTGGCCGCGCCGATGACATCGGGCACCGCGGCGTCGACCGACGTCGAATCCTTCGCGTCGTGGCCCGCGATCACCTGGTGCAACAGGGCGGTGTCGAGGACGGTGCGGGCGCACGGGCCGCCCTGGTCGAGTGACGACGCGCAGGCGACGAGCCCGTAGCGCGACACGGTGCCGTAGGTCGGTTTCACGCCGACGGTGGCGGTCAGCGCGGCCGGTTGGCGGATCGAGCCACCGGTGTCGGTGCCGATGGCCAACGGCGCCTGAAACGCCGCCAGCGCGGCGGCACTGCCGCCGCCGGACCCGCCGGGGACGCGGTCGACGTCCCACGGGTTGCGGGTCGGCCCGTACGCGGAGTTCTCGGTGGACGAACCCATCGCGAACTCGTCCATGTTCGTCTTGCCCAGGATCGGTAGGCCCGCCGCACGCAACCGCACGGTGACAGTCGCGTCGTACGGCGACGTCCAGCCCTCGAGGATCTTGGAGCCGCAGGTCGTCGGCATGTCGGTCGTGGTGAACACGTCCTTGAGCGCCACCGGCACCCCGGCCAGCGGCGAGGGCAGAGCCTCTCCGGCGGCCACGGCGGCGTCGACTCGTGCCGCGGCGGCCAAGGCGCAGTTCTCCGCAACGTGCAGGAAGGCGTGGTAACGGTCGTCGATCGCCGCGATCTGGTCCAAGCATGCCTTGGTGGCCTCGGTCGACGACACCTCCTTGGTGGCGATCTTCTGCCCGAGCGTCGACGCGTCCATCCTGGTCAGGTCGCTCACTCCGCCTCCCCCAGAATCCTCGGGACCGCGAACCGGCCCTCGGCCGCCTTGGGCGCCTGGTCCAGTGCCTCTCCCTGGGTCAGGCACGGCTCGACGACGTCGGGCCGAAAGACGTTGACGTCGGTGAGCGGGTTGCCGGTCGGCTTGACGCCGGCGACGTCGACGGACTGGATCTGGCTGACATGGTCGAGGATGGCGTCCAACTGCCCGGCATAGCTGTCCAACTCGTCTTCGGTCAGGGCGAGGCGAGCGAGACGGGCCAGGTGGGCCACCTCGTCTCGGGAGATCTGCGACACGACAAGCAAGCCTAGTCACCGTCGCCGCTGCGCCCGACGCGGTCGTCTCGCTTCGCGCAAGCGCTCATCGCGAGAATGCTCGGGACGGCGCCTTGTGCAACAGTGTTGCGCGTGCCTACGTACCTGCTGCGGGTCCAGCTCGAGGACCGACCGGGCAGCCTCGGCTCACTTGCCGTGGCGCTCGGCTCGGTGGGCGCCGACATCCTGTCTCTCGACGTGGTGGAACGCTCGGCCGGCTATGCCGTCGACGATCTCGTGGTCGAACTGCCCGCCGGTGCGATGCCCGACATGCTGATCACCGCCGCCGAACAGATCAAGGGTGTCTACGTCGACTCGGTCCGGCCGCATACCGGGCTGCTCGAGGCACACCGCGAGCTCGAACTCGTCGACCACGTCGCTGCGGCGCCCAGGGCCCAGAAGCTCCAGGTGCTCGTCGACGAGGCGCCCAGGGTGCTTCGAGTCGGCTGGTGCTCGGTGGTCCGGTTGACGGAGGCGGGACCCGAACGGGTGGCCGGCAGTCATGGTGCCCCCGAAACCCAGACGGCAGAAACGCCGTGGCTGCCGCTGCAGCACGCCGAGGCGCTCGACGGCGACGCCGATTGGGTTCCGCAGCTGTGGCGCGACA contains:
- a CDS encoding ATP-dependent 6-phosphofructokinase, with amino-acid sequence MRVGVLTGGGDCPGLNAVIRAVVRTCDVRYGSSVVGFQDGWRGLLENRRVQLANDDRNDRLLAKGGTMLGTARVHPEKLRAGLDQIKQTLDDNGIDVLIPIGGEGTLTAAHWLSEENVPVVGVPKTIDNDIDCTDVTFGHDTALGVASEAIDRLHSTAESHQRVMLVEVMGRHAGWIALNAGLASGAHMTLIPEQPFDVEEVCRLIKQRFVRGDSHFICVVAEGAKPAEGTMQLRQGGIDEFGHERFTGVAQQLGFEVEKRINKEVRVTVLGHVQRGGTPTPFDRVLATRFGVNAADAAHAGEYGMMVSLRGQDIGRVSLADATRQLKLVPQSRYDDAAEFFG
- the gatA gene encoding Asp-tRNA(Asn)/Glu-tRNA(Gln) amidotransferase subunit GatA, whose amino-acid sequence is MDASTLGQKIATKEVSSTEATKACLDQIAAIDDRYHAFLHVAENCALAAAARVDAAVAAGEALPSPLAGVPVALKDVFTTTDMPTTCGSKILEGWTSPYDATVTVRLRAAGLPILGKTNMDEFAMGSSTENSAYGPTRNPWDVDRVPGGSGGGSAAALAAFQAPLAIGTDTGGSIRQPAALTATVGVKPTYGTVSRYGLVACASSLDQGGPCARTVLDTALLHQVIAGHDAKDSTSVDAAVPDVIGAARAGAAGDLNGMRIGVVKQLRGEGYQAGVLASFNDAVEQLTALGAEVSEVDCPHFDYALSAYYLILPSEVSSNLARFDAMRYGLRVGDDGTRSAEEVMALTRAAGFGPEVKRRIMIGTYALSAGYYDAYYNQAQKVRTLIARDLDEAYQKVDVLVTPTTPSTAFRLGEKVDDPLAMYLFDLCTLPLNLAGHCGMSVPSGLSPDDNLPVGLQIMAPALADDRLYRVGAAYEAARGPLPTAI
- the gatC gene encoding Asp-tRNA(Asn)/Glu-tRNA(Gln) amidotransferase subunit GatC, whose protein sequence is MSQISRDEVAHLARLARLALTEDELDSYAGQLDAILDHVSQIQSVDVAGVKPTGNPLTDVNVFRPDVVEPCLTQGEALDQAPKAAEGRFAVPRILGEAE
- a CDS encoding amino acid-binding protein — its product is MLRVPTYLLRVQLEDRPGSLGSLAVALGSVGADILSLDVVERSAGYAVDDLVVELPAGAMPDMLITAAEQIKGVYVDSVRPHTGLLEAHRELELVDHVAAAPRAQKLQVLVDEAPRVLRVGWCSVVRLTEAGPERVAGSHGAPETQTAETPWLPLQHAEALDGDADWVPQLWRDMATTLAAAPLGDPRTAVVLGRPGGPLFRPSEVARLGYLAGIVATILR